One window of the Puntigrus tetrazona isolate hp1 chromosome 13, ASM1883169v1, whole genome shotgun sequence genome contains the following:
- the si:dkey-33c12.4 gene encoding uncharacterized protein si:dkey-33c12.4, giving the protein MSRKNALGPENFRMSDNERLMRTHEAVVDFINDRPGNSFLDALSFGYSFDLDRFGSRFTGHEASSDEDYYDDDDSYAVRTNNRYCGFSRNFLERELPKPSKHITAEEAERNAKELVDEEEKLKKKAEKKKLKKMRQKERRRLEKLEKENADKEKNKPVQVDPGPEKTKHADKNENKIKNKNCSPVPAAPKCPSAPVESSDSSSQDSEDDNDEESAMEPEELDMNSCFVSNAAAIAKRKLKQKPKPDKHAQANSSKPRGSEQKDTTPPQKQIDIKEETVSADDLITRSMELAVVGNQYAASGNLEMAVKYFTDAIKHNPKEYKLFGNRSFCYEKMLQYEKALNDADIALSMNPKWIKGLYRKGKALVGLKRYYEARIIYNEVLKLDSTCKDAAEEMMRVQLMQLMEMGLTKEQSSNALILHGTVEKALESFSGLSGLIPVLVPKEHEFKSVKQNPQPPANFPLRPLPHYQPRFSMPTTSPDHRHPRELFPIWVGDLAPSITEPKIYDLFRSVGNVHSVRVLQMRHCAFVNYTRKEDCEKAIEAFHGYAIDGRTLVVRYPDRIHTRLGVSRDASTDSPGKNGKQPDECYFWRTNGCIKNGCTYKHIPENKGIDQVKSHP; this is encoded by the exons ATGTCAAGAAAGAACGCCCTAGGACCAG AAAACTTCCGGATGAGTGATAATGAGCGCCTCATGCGGACGCAC GAGGCAGTGGTCGATTTTATAAATGATAGACCTGGAAACAGCTTTTTAGATGCCTTAAGTTTTGGTTATAGCTTTG ACCTGGACCGGTTTGGATCTCGGTTTACGGGCCATGAGGCTTCATCTGATGAGGATTATTATGATGACGATGATAGTTATGCCGTTCGTACAAACAACAGATATTGTGGCTTTTCTCGCAACTTCCTTGAAAGAGAACTACCAAAACCCTCCAAGCATATAACAGCCGAG GAAGCAGAAAGAAATGCGAAAGAGCTGGtggatgaagaagaaaaacttaagaaaaaggcagaaaagaaaaaactgaaaaagatg AGACAGAAGGAAAGACGTCGGCTggaaaaattagaaaaagagaacgcagataaagaaaaaaataaaccg GTTCAAGTCGACCCTGGACCGGAAAAGACTAAACATGCTGATAAGAAtgagaacaaaattaaaaacaaaaactgttcgCCTGTGCCTGCTGCTCCTAAGTGTCCCTCAGCACCTGTGGAGAGCAGTGATAGCAGCAGTCAGGACAGCGAAGATGATAACGACGAAGAATCAGCTATGGAACCAGAG GAGCTTGACATGAATAGCTGCTTTGTGTCGAATGCAGCCGCTATCGCCAAACGCAAACTGAAGCAAAAACCCAAACCTGACAAACACGCTCAAGCCAACTCAAGTAAACCGCGCGGCTCGGAGCAGAAAGACACCACTCCACCACAAAAACAG ATTGATATCAAGGAGGAGACTGTCAGTGCAGATGACTTGATTACGAGAAGCATGGAGTTGGCAG TCGTAGGAAACCAGTATGCCGCTTCAGGAAACCTGGAAATggctgtgaaatattttacagatgCTATAAAACACAATCCCAAAGAGTATAA ATTATTTGGGAATCGTTCTTTCTGTTATGAAAAGATGCTGCAGTATGAGAAAGCTTTAAATGATGCTGATATTGCTCTTTCTATGAACCCCAAGTGGATTAAAGGTCTTTACAGAAAAGGCAAAGCTCTTGTAGGACTGAAG AGATACTATGAAGCcagaattatatataatgaagTGTTAAAACTGGACAGCACGTGTAAGGACGCAGCCGAGGAGATGATGAGGGTGCAGCTCATGCAGCTCATG GAAATGGGACTCACTAAAGAGCAGAGTTCAAACGCCCTTATTCTTCATGGAACTGTAGAAAAAGCCTTAGAAAGTTTCTCTGGCCTGTCAG GTTTAATCCCCGTCCTAGTGCCCAAAGAACATGAGTTTAAGTCCGTAAAGCAAAACCCACAACCCCCGGCTAATTTCCCTCTCAGACCACTTCCTCATTATCAGCCTCGTTTCAGTATGCCAACCACTTCTCCAGATCATCGTCATCCtcg AGAGTTATTCCCCATCTGGGTCGGAGATCTGGCGCCTTCCATAACAGAGCCAAAAATTTATGACTTATTCAGATC TGTTGGGAATGTCCATAGTGTAAGAGTGTTACAAATGAGACACTGTGCATTTGTTAACTACACCAGGAAGGAGGACTGTGAGAAAGCCATAGAAGCTTTTCAT GGTTATGCCATTGATGGAAGAACTCTAGTGGTGCGTTATCCAGATAGGATTCACACACGTCTTGGAGTGTCCAGAGATGCATCTACAGATTCCCCAGGGAAGAATGG caaACAGCCCGATGAATGTTATTTTTGGAGGacaaatggctgcattaagaaTGGCTGCACTTACAAGCATATACCAGAAAACAAAGGCATTGACCAAGTCAAATCACACCCCTGA